In Alistipes ihumii AP11, a genomic segment contains:
- a CDS encoding efflux transporter outer membrane subunit, whose translation MKRNPLAFFCLLGAVAWLSSCSAVRQCKAPELNLPERMADVGPDTLSVADTKWWQFYGDTLLCRIIERTLSHNKDLLGAAANVERMRQLYRVSKAEQLPVFSAPVYAKYETNDYSGESPVRDPELGAKLTAEWELDLWGKLRWARRQGNAEYLASVGAQRAMRMSLVAEVATAYFQLIAMDNELAVVRRTLATRSEGVEQARLRFEGGLTSEMVYQQAQVEYATTAALIPELENRIKLAENGISLLMGEYPGWEIVRSRMNTQALMPDSLPAGLPSALLQRRPDVQESEQRLRAAMAAVGIAYADRFPLLTISLTGGWENDALENFLRSPFSYVAGNLAAPVFGFGRKQAKYRAAMAAYDEARLEYEQKVLEVFREAADAVATYRHVREAAALKGALCDAAREYVRLAHLQYRAGSINYIDVLDAQRRYFDAQIGLSNAVRDEHLALVGLYKALGGGWQTGAE comes from the coding sequence ATGAAACGGAACCCGCTTGCATTTTTCTGCCTTCTCGGTGCCGTCGCATGGCTGTCCTCGTGTTCCGCCGTGCGCCAGTGCAAAGCCCCGGAGCTGAATCTTCCGGAACGGATGGCGGATGTCGGACCGGATACGCTCTCGGTCGCCGATACGAAATGGTGGCAGTTTTACGGCGATACGCTATTGTGCAGGATCATCGAGCGGACGCTTTCTCACAATAAGGACCTGCTCGGAGCGGCGGCCAACGTGGAGCGAATGCGGCAACTTTACAGGGTGAGCAAAGCCGAACAACTGCCCGTGTTCAGCGCTCCGGTCTACGCAAAGTACGAAACGAACGACTACTCGGGCGAATCGCCTGTCCGCGACCCGGAGCTGGGCGCCAAACTGACGGCGGAGTGGGAACTCGACCTGTGGGGAAAATTGCGCTGGGCGCGGCGGCAGGGGAATGCGGAATATCTGGCTTCGGTCGGAGCCCAACGAGCGATGCGCATGTCCTTGGTGGCCGAAGTAGCCACGGCCTATTTCCAGCTGATCGCCATGGATAACGAACTGGCCGTCGTGCGACGTACATTGGCCACACGCAGCGAAGGCGTGGAACAGGCCCGGTTGCGCTTCGAGGGAGGGCTGACTTCCGAAATGGTCTACCAGCAGGCACAGGTGGAATACGCTACGACCGCAGCGCTCATTCCCGAACTGGAGAATCGCATCAAACTCGCCGAGAACGGCATTTCGCTGCTTATGGGCGAATATCCGGGCTGGGAGATCGTGCGCAGCCGGATGAATACGCAGGCCCTTATGCCCGACAGTCTGCCGGCCGGGCTTCCCTCGGCGCTGTTGCAGCGAAGGCCGGACGTACAGGAGTCGGAGCAGCGGCTACGGGCAGCCATGGCCGCTGTCGGCATAGCCTATGCCGACCGTTTCCCCCTGCTTACCATTTCGTTGACGGGAGGATGGGAGAATGATGCTTTGGAGAACTTTCTCCGTTCGCCTTTCTCGTATGTGGCGGGCAATCTCGCCGCCCCCGTTTTCGGATTCGGCCGCAAGCAGGCGAAATACCGCGCCGCCATGGCAGCTTACGACGAGGCGCGTCTGGAGTACGAACAGAAAGTGCTCGAGGTCTTCCGCGAGGCGGCCGACGCGGTTGCCACCTACCGACATGTCCGCGAAGCGGCCGCCCTGAAAGGCGCTTTGTGCGACGCAGCCCGCGAGTATGTTCGGCTGGCCCACCTGCAATACCGTGCCGGCAGTATCAACTATATCGACGTACTGGATGCCCAACGGCGCTATTTCGACGCCCAGATCGGACTGAGCAACGCCGTGCGAGACGAGCACCTTGCTCTGGTAGGGCTCTACAAAGCGTTGGGCGGCGGTTGGCAGACCGGAGCGGAATGA
- a CDS encoding efflux RND transporter permease subunit — protein MKLDFFIDRPVFSTVLSTVIVIVGIVGLVLLPVDQYPQIVPPVVKVSASYPGANAQTVTQAVATPIEQELNGTPGMIYMESSSSNSGSFSATVTFDISTDPDLAAVDIQNRLKQAESRLPAEVVQNGISVEKQASSKLMTITLLSSDPKFDEIYLSNYATLNVLDMLRRIPGVGSVSNVGSRYYAMQIWVQPDKLANLGLTVSDLQAALKDQNRESAAGVLGQAPMEGVDITIPITAQGRLSSVSQFEEIVIRANPDGSIIRLRDVARISLEASSYNTESGINGGNAAVLNINMLPGANAMQVAESVRETMEEISLSFPEGISYNIPFDMTTYISESIHHVYRTLFEALLLVILVVYLSLQSWRATIIPVVAVPISLIGTFGVMMLFGFSLNMLTLLGLILAIGIVVDDAIVVVENVDRIMHEEHLPAREATKKAMKNLGGALIAMSLVLCAVFVPVSFLSGITGQLYRQFTITIAVSVVISTIVALTLSPVMCSLFLKPGSGRKNRFFRRINFGLATGNRFYGRMIRASLKHSRRMFTAFGIIMVGIWMMNRLVPSSFMPQEDQGYFTVELELPEGATIERTREVTDRAMAFLTAEPDVQYVLNVTGSSARVGTNQARSLLTVILKPWNERQSERIDEVMNRVRTELSRYPESKVYLSTPAVIPGLGSSGGFEMVLEARGSMTYEELQRAVDTLMHYAGQRPELTGLASSMQGDIPQLYFDVDRDKAQMQGVTLSDVFSTMKAFTGSIYVNDFNMFNRIYRVYIQAEAPYRAYRDNLNLFFVRGSNGTMIPVTSLGTTDYTTGPGTIKRFNMFNSATVTGEAAHGYSSGQAMKALEEVVHEHLPPSVGVEWSGLSYQEKHEGGKTGFVLALAFLFVFLFLAAQYESWWIPVAVLLSLPVAGIGAYMGIWLCGLENNVYFQIGLVMLVGLVAKNAILIVEFAKEAVEKGQDTVTAALTAAHLRFRPIVMTSLAFILGLLPLVFASGPGSASRQGIGTGVFFGMLVAITVGIVFVPFFFVWIYRIKAKLKR, from the coding sequence ATGAAACTGGATTTCTTTATCGATCGTCCCGTGTTCTCCACGGTTCTGTCCACCGTTATCGTCATCGTCGGGATCGTGGGCCTCGTACTGTTGCCCGTAGATCAGTATCCGCAAATCGTGCCGCCGGTAGTGAAGGTCTCGGCCTCCTATCCGGGAGCGAACGCACAGACCGTCACTCAGGCCGTGGCCACTCCCATCGAGCAGGAACTCAACGGTACGCCCGGCATGATCTATATGGAGTCTTCCAGCTCCAACTCGGGCAGTTTCTCCGCCACGGTCACTTTCGATATATCCACCGATCCGGACTTGGCGGCCGTCGATATCCAGAACAGACTGAAACAGGCCGAATCGCGTCTGCCAGCCGAAGTGGTGCAGAACGGCATTTCGGTGGAAAAGCAGGCATCCAGCAAGCTGATGACCATTACCCTGCTCTCGTCCGACCCGAAATTCGACGAGATTTACCTGAGCAATTACGCCACACTGAACGTATTGGACATGTTGCGCCGGATTCCGGGCGTGGGCAGCGTATCGAACGTCGGCAGCCGCTATTACGCCATGCAGATATGGGTGCAGCCCGATAAACTGGCCAACCTCGGGCTCACCGTCAGCGATCTGCAAGCGGCCCTAAAAGACCAGAACAGGGAGTCAGCCGCCGGCGTGCTGGGACAGGCGCCGATGGAAGGCGTGGACATCACGATCCCCATCACCGCTCAAGGCCGTCTTTCGTCGGTCAGTCAGTTCGAGGAGATCGTAATCCGGGCGAATCCGGACGGCTCGATCATCCGGTTGCGCGACGTAGCGCGTATCTCGCTCGAAGCCTCGTCCTACAATACCGAGAGCGGCATAAACGGCGGGAACGCCGCCGTACTGAACATCAACATGCTGCCGGGAGCGAACGCCATGCAGGTCGCCGAATCGGTCCGGGAGACGATGGAAGAGATCAGCCTGAGTTTTCCCGAGGGCATCTCCTACAACATCCCGTTCGACATGACCACGTATATTTCGGAGTCGATCCATCACGTTTACCGCACGTTGTTCGAGGCCCTGTTGCTGGTGATTCTGGTCGTTTACCTCTCTCTGCAAAGCTGGCGCGCAACGATCATTCCCGTTGTGGCCGTGCCGATCTCTCTGATCGGCACCTTCGGCGTGATGATGCTTTTCGGGTTCTCGCTGAATATGCTGACGCTGCTGGGATTGATTCTGGCCATCGGCATCGTGGTGGACGACGCCATCGTGGTGGTGGAGAACGTGGACCGCATCATGCACGAAGAGCACCTTCCCGCGCGCGAAGCGACAAAAAAAGCGATGAAGAATCTGGGAGGGGCGCTCATCGCCATGTCGCTGGTACTCTGCGCCGTTTTCGTGCCGGTAAGCTTCCTGTCCGGGATCACGGGACAGCTCTACCGCCAATTCACGATCACGATCGCCGTATCGGTAGTGATCTCCACGATCGTGGCGTTGACGCTCAGCCCTGTCATGTGTTCGCTTTTCCTGAAACCGGGCTCCGGCCGCAAAAACCGTTTCTTCCGGCGGATTAATTTCGGACTGGCCACAGGCAACCGCTTCTACGGTCGTATGATCCGCGCGTCGCTGAAACACTCGCGGCGTATGTTTACCGCTTTCGGAATCATCATGGTCGGCATCTGGATGATGAACCGACTCGTGCCCAGCAGTTTCATGCCGCAGGAAGATCAGGGTTACTTCACCGTGGAACTGGAATTGCCCGAAGGGGCAACCATCGAACGCACCCGGGAAGTGACGGACCGGGCCATGGCTTTCCTGACGGCGGAACCGGACGTACAGTACGTGCTGAACGTCACGGGTTCCAGCGCCCGCGTAGGGACCAATCAGGCCCGCAGCCTGCTGACGGTCATTCTCAAGCCATGGAACGAACGGCAGTCGGAGAGAATCGACGAGGTGATGAACCGCGTGCGGACCGAACTGTCGAGATATCCCGAGAGCAAAGTCTACCTCTCGACTCCCGCGGTCATCCCCGGTTTGGGTTCTTCGGGCGGTTTCGAAATGGTGCTCGAAGCCCGCGGCAGCATGACCTACGAAGAGCTGCAGCGCGCGGTCGATACGCTGATGCACTATGCCGGGCAACGCCCGGAGCTTACCGGACTGGCATCGTCCATGCAGGGAGACATTCCGCAACTGTATTTCGACGTGGACCGCGACAAGGCGCAGATGCAGGGCGTCACTCTTTCCGACGTTTTTTCTACGATGAAAGCGTTCACCGGTTCCATTTATGTCAACGACTTCAATATGTTCAACCGCATTTACCGGGTTTATATTCAGGCCGAGGCGCCCTACCGCGCCTATCGGGACAACCTGAACCTTTTCTTCGTACGCGGCTCGAACGGAACGATGATTCCTGTCACATCGCTCGGAACGACCGATTACACCACCGGACCCGGCACGATCAAACGCTTCAACATGTTCAACTCGGCCACCGTCACGGGCGAGGCGGCCCACGGGTACAGTTCGGGTCAGGCCATGAAGGCATTGGAGGAAGTCGTCCACGAACACCTTCCTCCGTCGGTCGGGGTGGAATGGAGCGGTCTCTCCTATCAGGAGAAACACGAAGGCGGGAAAACCGGTTTCGTGCTGGCGCTGGCTTTCCTGTTCGTTTTTCTGTTCCTTGCCGCACAGTACGAGAGCTGGTGGATTCCGGTAGCCGTCCTGCTTTCGCTGCCGGTAGCCGGTATCGGGGCTTACATGGGCATCTGGCTGTGCGGCCTCGAGAATAACGTCTATTTTCAAATCGGTCTGGTAATGCTCGTGGGGCTGGTAGCCAAAAACGCGATTCTGATCGTGGAATTCGCCAAGGAAGCGGTCGAAAAGGGACAAGATACGGTGACGGCCGCCTTGACGGCAGCGCATCTGCGTTTCCGCCCGATTGTCATGACCTCGCTGGCTTTCATCCTCGGGCTGCTGCCGCTGGTTTTCGCTTCCGGTCCGGGATCGGCCAGCCGGCAGGGCATCGGGACGGGCGTTTTCTTCGGCATGCTGGTCGCCATTACCGTCGGCATCGTCTTCGTCCCCTTCTTCTTCGTATGGATTTACCGGATCAAAGCAAAACTGAAACGATGA
- a CDS encoding efflux RND transporter periplasmic adaptor subunit, protein MQKVKFSPEPQKLKETVRRLSRVRIQLTRRQWIVAVAALAAVAALLIWLLRPQTQQPVYPIVAVEPVTTDNVNIYGEYVGRIRAQQFVEVHARVEGYLEQMLFAEGTHVNKGQTLFVIDPKLYRARANRARAQLNKARAQALKAERDLNRIRPLYEQNAASQLDLDNAIAAYESAAADVKVSEADLTQAEMTLGYTTVRSPISGYISERSADIGTLVGPGGQSLLATVVKSDTVRVDFSMTALDYLRSKARNVNLGHKDSTRKWDPYITVTLADDSQYPFRGLVDFADPQVDPRTGTFSVRAEMPNPEHVLLPGQFTKVKLLLDVRENAVVVPSKALVIEKGGAYLFVVRPDSIVEKRFVETGPELGNSIVIERGLVQGEDIVTEGYHKLSHGMKVQPAREAVRKETEKEE, encoded by the coding sequence ATGCAGAAAGTTAAATTTTCTCCCGAGCCACAAAAGCTGAAAGAGACCGTCCGCAGGTTGTCGCGCGTCCGAATTCAGCTCACCCGCCGGCAGTGGATCGTTGCGGTTGCCGCACTGGCTGCCGTTGCGGCCCTGCTTATTTGGTTGTTACGTCCGCAGACGCAGCAACCCGTCTACCCGATCGTCGCGGTCGAACCGGTGACTACGGACAACGTGAACATATACGGGGAATATGTGGGACGGATCCGGGCACAGCAGTTCGTCGAAGTCCACGCCCGTGTGGAAGGCTATCTCGAGCAGATGCTTTTCGCCGAAGGAACCCATGTCAACAAAGGACAGACCCTCTTTGTCATCGATCCGAAACTTTATCGCGCCCGGGCGAACCGGGCGCGGGCTCAGTTGAACAAAGCCCGTGCGCAGGCATTGAAAGCCGAGCGCGACCTGAACCGCATCCGGCCTCTTTACGAGCAAAATGCCGCCAGCCAGCTCGATCTCGACAATGCGATCGCCGCTTACGAAAGCGCTGCGGCGGACGTCAAAGTCAGCGAAGCCGATCTCACGCAAGCCGAGATGACGCTGGGCTACACGACCGTACGATCGCCCATTTCGGGCTATATATCCGAACGCAGCGCGGATATCGGCACATTGGTCGGTCCGGGAGGACAGTCACTGCTGGCCACCGTCGTCAAAAGCGACACGGTCCGCGTGGATTTCAGTATGACGGCGCTTGACTACCTGCGCAGCAAGGCGCGCAACGTCAACCTCGGTCACAAGGACTCCACCCGCAAATGGGACCCTTATATCACCGTTACGCTGGCCGACGATTCGCAATACCCGTTCCGCGGCCTCGTCGATTTCGCGGACCCCCAGGTCGACCCGAGGACGGGCACTTTTTCCGTCCGGGCCGAAATGCCCAATCCGGAACACGTCCTGCTGCCCGGACAGTTCACCAAAGTCAAGCTGTTGCTCGACGTCCGCGAGAACGCCGTCGTAGTACCGTCCAAGGCGCTCGTGATCGAGAAGGGCGGCGCCTATCTTTTCGTCGTGCGCCCGGACAGCATCGTGGAGAAGCGTTTCGTGGAAACAGGGCCCGAATTGGGCAACAGCATCGTAATCGAGCGGGGACTGGTTCAGGGCGAGGACATCGTCACGGAAGGATATCACAAACTCTCGCATGGGATGAAGGTACAACCCGCAAGGGAAGCCGTCCGGAAAGAAACCGAAAAGGAAGAATAG